The uncultured Eubacteriales bacterium region CTTCTCACAGAGGGCAGTGTAGGCAGCCTCAGGGGCCATACCCCGCTCTGCATAATAGAGCTTGCCGATCTCGATGTACGCCTTCTTGATGGCGTCCTCCTCAGCGGTATTGGCCAAGTTCAGCTTGGCGATCTCGGCCAGCTGCCTGCTCTTCGCCACACCGGCGCGGCCCAGGTCCATTGCTCTATCCTTTAGCTCGTCAAAAAATGCCATTTGTGTGACCTCCTTATTCATCATTCATCGTCCCATATGGGCGTTCTTTCCTGTTCTGGCTCTCATTCTATCTCTTTTTCACCCGCCGCGCAAGAGGGTGCAGAGAGATTTAATCGATACTTAATTTCTATTCAAAAAAGCTGAGCTGCAGATCCCTATACCCACACTGGTAGGCGGAGGTGATGTGTTTCATCTCGTAGAGGAGGCCCAGCTCGCCGCAGCGTTTCGTGAACGCTGCCCATAGTATCTTCGCGTTGGGGCTGATGCACTGGTAGTACGCCCCGTACTGCCGCTCATACCTCGCCCGCAGCCCCTCGCCGGGAAAGCACCGCTCTAACTCGCTCAGGAAGTACTCCCGCTGGTTCTGCCGCAGGGTCATCCCGAAGGCGGGGTAGATAAACCTCGCCCCCGCGTCAGCGGCAGCCTCTACCACTGAGATCACGTTCTCCACGCTATCCTCCAGGAAGGGCAGCGTGGGCATGAGGAGCACGCCGGCGAAGAGCCCCGCCCCGGAAAGAGCCTTGATGGCCGCCAGGCGGCGGGTGGATGAGGGCGCGCGGGGCTCCACCTTGGCCGCCAGCACATCGTCGGTGGTGGTAACAGTCAGTTTACATATAACAGGTGAGTGGCTCTTGATCGATTGCAGAATATCGATGTCCCGGGTAATGAGGTCGCTCTTGGTGGCAATGGCGACGCCGAACTGGTAGGCGTCGATCAGCTCCAGGGCATGGCGGGTCAGGAGGAGTTCCTTTTCAAAGGGGTTGTAGGGGTCGGACATGGCCCCGGTACCGATGATGCCGGAGCGGACCTTGCGCTGAAGGTCGTCCCGGATGATCGTCAGGGCATTCTCCTTGGCCCGAACGGTGTCAAAGTCCTCCACCCCGTAGCACTCGCTGCGGCTGTCGCAGTAGATGCAGCCATGGCAGCAGCCCTTGTAGATGTTCATGGTGTGGTCGGTGCCGAACCATTCCGTGGACTTGCTGCGAATGACCAGGTGCTTGGCGGGAATGTACTCCACGCTCCCCCTCCCCCTTCTTTATCTCCTCGTGGTCAAGATGGCGGTGGCGCTCTCCCCGTCCCGGTCCACATCCGGTCCCTAGTGCTCCGCTACTTCCCCTCGTCCAGCAGGTCCTTGATGAGGAAGCGGGGGCGGCCCTTGGTCTCCAGATAGATTTTTCCTATATACTCCCCGATGATGCCTAGGGCGAGCAAAATTAGCCCCCCAATGGCCCAGACCGAGCAGATGACGCTGGCCCAGCCGATGATAGTGGCCCCCGTGGCCCAGCGGACCACAGAGTAGATGAGCATGAGGATGGACACGGCGAAAATCAGGAAACCCAGCCCCGTGATATACCGGATAGGCTTGGTGGACAGGCTGGTGACTCCCTCCATGGCGAAGGAGATCATCTTTTTAAGAGGGTACTTGCTCTCCCCCGCGAAACGCTCTCCCCGCTCGTACTCCACGGTGGCGGTGGTGTAGCCGATCATGGGCACGATGCCGCGGAGAAAGAGGTTTACCTCCTTGAACTCGGCCAACCCCTCCAGCGCCCGTTTGGACAGGAGACGGTAGTCCGCGTGGTTAAAGACAGTCTCCGCCCCCAAAAAGCTCATTACCCGGTAGAAACCCTCCGCGGTAAAGCGCTTAAAGAAAGTGTCTTTCTTCCGGGAGGAGCGTACGCCATAGACAATGTCGCAGCCCTCGTGAAACTTGCGCACCATGGCGTCCACCGCGCCCACGTCGTCCTGGAGGTCGGCGTCCATGGAGATCACCATGTCTGCCCGATCCTTGGCGGTCATCAGCCCGGCCAGGAGGGCATTCTGGTGGCCTCGGTTGCGGGTCAGATTCACGCCGGAGAAGACGGGGTCCTCCCGGTGGAGGGCCGCAATCATGTCCCAGGTAGCGTCCCTTGAGCCGTCATTCACAAAAAGTATTTTGCTGCCCCGAGAGATCTCTCCCGCCGCCATCAGCCCCTCCAATTTGGCCTTCAGGCGCTTGGAGGTTTCGGGCAAAACCTCCTCCTCATTGTAGCAGGGAACGACGATATAGAGAATATCATTCATAAGCTCACCTCATTGACCTCTATTATAAGGCAGGTTGCCCCGTTTGTCCATGGACATTCACGATTACAGGGCGGGAGCTGGAGCGCGCCGCCCACACAACTGCGGCACCGGGAAAACGTCACGCCGGAAACATAAAAGCAGCGGGACCCGATATCCACCGGGCCCCGCGTCAGTTCTCCTCCAGCGTTCTTCGCAGCCGCTCCATGGCCCGCTTTTCGATGCGGGAGACCTGCACCTGGCTCACGCCCAATACCCGGGCCGCACTGTCCTGGGTCATATTCCTGAAATAGCGCAGGAGTACCACGGCCCGCTCCCGCTGGGGGAGCGCGTCGATGGCGGAGCGAAGGGCCACCTGCTCCACGATGCCGTCCTCAATGCCGTCTGTGCCCAGCACGTTTTCCAGCGTGAACCCGTCCCCCGTCTCCATCTGGAGGGAAACCACGCTCTCTGCGGCGGTCTCTGCGGCGGCGATGTCCTCGCGCTCCAGTCCGGTTTCGACGGAGAGCTCGCTCAAGGTGGGCTCCCGGCCCAGGACGGTCTGGAGCCTGCCCCGGGCCATGCGGATGCTCCCCGCCCGTTCCTTAAGGCCGCGGCTCACCTTTACGGTCCCGTCGTCCCGGAGGAAACGGCGAATCTCCCCCGCGATCTTGGGCACCGCATAGGTGGAGAACTGGTAGCCCAGCGTGGGATCAAAACCCCGCACCGCCTTCAACAGGCCCAGACATCCCAGCTGGTATAGGTCATCGGGATCCGCGCCCCTGCCGTAGTACCGCTTGA contains the following coding sequences:
- a CDS encoding conserved hypothetical protein (Evidence 4 : Homologs of previously reported genes of unknown function), whose product is MAFFDELKDRAMDLGRAGVAKSRQLAEIAKLNLANTAEEDAIKKAYIEIGKLYYAERGMAPEAAYTALCEKITASKVTIEENKTRISELKEEGGLKEDDIPVVDTSVPPEEESCNCDLAHEDHSAE
- the sigF gene encoding RNA polymerase sigma-F factor, with the translated sequence MTDTLTLLEAAREGDNDACTRLVEENAGLIWSIVKRYYGRGADPDDLYQLGCLGLLKAVRGFDPTLGYQFSTYAVPKIAGEIRRFLRDDGTVKVSRGLKERAGSIRMARGRLQTVLGREPTLSELSVETGLEREDIAAAETAAESVVSLQMETGDGFTLENVLGTDGIEDGIVEQVALRSAIDALPQRERAVVLLRYFRNMTQDSAARVLGVSQVQVSRIEKRAMERLRRTLEEN
- the ykoT gene encoding Uncharacterized glycosyltransferase YkoT is translated as MNDILYIVVPCYNEEEVLPETSKRLKAKLEGLMAAGEISRGSKILFVNDGSRDATWDMIAALHREDPVFSGVNLTRNRGHQNALLAGLMTAKDRADMVISMDADLQDDVGAVDAMVRKFHEGCDIVYGVRSSRKKDTFFKRFTAEGFYRVMSFLGAETVFNHADYRLLSKRALEGLAEFKEVNLFLRGIVPMIGYTTATVEYERGERFAGESKYPLKKMISFAMEGVTSLSTKPIRYITGLGFLIFAVSILMLIYSVVRWATGATIIGWASVICSVWAIGGLILLALGIIGEYIGKIYLETKGRPRFLIKDLLDEGK
- a CDS encoding Radical SAM domain protein, which encodes MEYIPAKHLVIRSKSTEWFGTDHTMNIYKGCCHGCIYCDSRSECYGVEDFDTVRAKENALTIIRDDLQRKVRSGIIGTGAMSDPYNPFEKELLLTRHALELIDAYQFGVAIATKSDLITRDIDILQSIKSHSPVICKLTVTTTDDVLAAKVEPRAPSSTRRLAAIKALSGAGLFAGVLLMPTLPFLEDSVENVISVVEAAADAGARFIYPAFGMTLRQNQREYFLSELERCFPGEGLRARYERQYGAYYQCISPNAKILWAAFTKRCGELGLLYEMKHITSAYQCGYRDLQLSFFE